A window from Setaria italica strain Yugu1 chromosome VIII, Setaria_italica_v2.0, whole genome shotgun sequence encodes these proteins:
- the LOC111258351 gene encoding uncharacterized protein LOC111258351, with translation MTDLDYCALITIETSLESDILVKIDDIFVTQSQLSCLLDPKKFLNDDVISAYICCIKYQTHLQSRNDVKFYLENPFISVILKRDGKFGVGQDGNHMTKIVRNYLKHEMILIPINIKETHWYLAIINTQKCEIQVLDSLCWDSNRGDLADTLQGLQFHLDIIGRQQNLISHNWKDLQVISWIITEQLQEPIQKDGSSCGLFMLKFMEYWTGDSLSHPITQEDINCFRYKLAGILLCWKRNTAQTTPKNISLLGNSDDQKEPKATDSLLEETKYQSLMSILSKISENELIGGLCDYIKSINCLETLEEVWVRNSKPYSISLTVRKLQEILKEDLPMDCDCLNLVIRKFMFDEIQMMKKTKGTISKHYLDTRFWMITDYGRHPNFRKKLDVDQLAETVCSWPGVNYSVSRCKLVRHHFPIPILAIIATSLLVHVNALALVVTNSILQILIPIVQFNKTFILFILNQDTRTVYILDPTPLDPVYKYNPNARYVKKLLCIAEFLPKAMSKVCPGSRWSEDVFLWCQIILSDVPIENR, from the exons ATGACGGACCTGGACTACTGTGCTCTAATAACAATAGAAACATCTTTGGAATCTGATATACTTGTGAAGATAGATGACATCTTTGTCACACAATCTCAATTGTCATGTTTGCTAGATCCAAAAAAATTCCTAAATGATGAT GTCATCAGCGCGTATATATGTTGCATAAAGTATCAAACCCATTTACAAAGTAGGAATGATGttaaattttatttagagaatcCCTTTATTTCTGTAATTCTAAAAAGGGATGGCAAGTTTGGTGTAGGTCAAGATGGTAACCATATGACAAAGATTGTGAGAAACTATCTAAAGCATGAAATG ATTctaattccaataaatatcaaAGAAACACATTGGTATTTGGCTATTATTAACACACAGAAGTGTGAGATACAAGTACTTGACTCGTTGTGTTGGGACTCCAACCGAGGTGATCTTGCCGATACG CTGCAAGGACTACAATTTCATTTGGACATAATTGGAAGGCAACAAAACTTGATTAGCCATAACTGGAAAGACCTCCAGGTTATTTCATGGATAATCACAGAACAACTACAAGAGCCAATTCAGAAAGATGG CTCATCTTGTGGACTGTTCATGCTCAAGTTTATGGAATACTGGACTGGAGATTCACTATCTCATCCTATTACAcag GAAGATATTAATTGTTTTAGGTATAAGTTAGCAGGCATTCTATTATGTTGGAAAAGAAACACAGCACAAACAACTCCTAAAAATATCTCATTGTTGGGTAATTCAGATGACCAAAAAGAACCCAAGGCAACAGATTCATTATTAGAGGAAACAAAATACCAATCATTAATGTCTATTCTTTCTAAGATCAGTGAAAATGAGTTAATTGGTGGCCTTTGTGACTACATCAAATCAATTAATTGTCTAGAGACCTTGGA AGAAGTATGGGTGAgaaactccaagccatattccaTTAGTTTGACTGTCAGGAAGCTGCAAGAAATTTTGAAAGAAGATCTGCCCATGGACTGTGATTGTTTGAATTTGGTTATTCGAAAATTCATGTTTGACGAGATCCAAATGATGAAGAAAACCAAAGGAACAATATCAAAGCATTATCTAGACACGAGGTTTTGG atGATTACTGATTATGGACGACACCCAAACTTCCGTAAAAAGttagatgtggatcaacttgcAGAAACCGTTTGTAGCTGGCCTGGTGTTAATTATAGTGTTTCAAGATGCAAATTGGTAAGACATCACTTCCCTATACCTATTCTTGCGATTATAGCTACTAGCCTTCTTGTACATGTTAATGCTCTTGCTCTTGTTGTAACAAATAGCATTTTGCAGATTCTTATACCAATAGTACAATTCAATAAAACCTTTATTCTGTTTATACTAAACCAAGATACAAGAACAGTCTATATTTTAGACCCTACTCCACTTGACCCTGTTTACAAATATAACCCAAATGCAAGATATGTGAAGAAACTTTTATGTATTGCTGAATTCTTGCCAAAAGCCATGTCAAAAGTATGCCCTGGCTCTAGATGGAGTGAGGATGTTTTCCTATGGTGTCAAATAATTTTATCTGATGTTCCTATCGAAAACAGGTAA